One window of Flavobacteriales bacterium genomic DNA carries:
- the folE gene encoding GTP cyclohydrolase I FolE, producing the protein MAKTTGRKRTVTARASRASNGTGSDEIFDGYQRIDKFEPESVERIGELYGDILKAIGEDPEREGLKRTPERVAKSLQYLTHGYDLDPAAILRKALFKEDYSQMVVVKDIEVYSLCEHHMLPFFGKAHVAYIPNGQITGLSKIPRVVDAFARRLQVQERLTNEIRDCIQDTLKPMGVAVVIEAAHLCMQMRGIQKQNSVTTTSAFTGIFLDDHRTREEFIKLISAKLH; encoded by the coding sequence ATGGCAAAAACCACAGGAAGGAAGCGGACCGTGACGGCGAGGGCAAGTCGTGCCTCCAACGGCACCGGCTCCGATGAGATCTTCGACGGCTACCAGCGTATCGACAAGTTCGAGCCGGAGAGCGTGGAGCGCATCGGCGAGCTCTACGGCGATATCTTGAAGGCGATCGGAGAGGATCCCGAGCGCGAGGGCCTGAAACGCACCCCGGAGCGCGTGGCGAAGAGCCTGCAGTACCTCACTCACGGCTACGATCTGGATCCGGCCGCCATCCTGCGCAAGGCACTCTTCAAGGAGGACTACAGCCAGATGGTGGTGGTTAAGGACATCGAGGTGTACAGCCTGTGCGAGCACCACATGCTGCCCTTCTTCGGAAAGGCCCACGTAGCGTATATCCCTAACGGCCAGATCACCGGGCTTAGTAAAATACCCCGCGTGGTGGACGCCTTCGCGCGGCGTCTGCAGGTACAGGAACGGCTTACCAACGAGATCCGCGACTGCATTCAGGACACGTTGAAACCCATGGGTGTCGCCGTGGTGATCGAGGCGGCGCACCTTTGCATGCAGATGCGTGGCATCCAAAAGCAGAACAGCGTCACCACCACTTCGGCCTTTACCGGCATCTTTCTTGATGACCACCGCACACGCGAGGAGTTCATCAAGCTCATCTCCGCCAAACTCCACTGA
- a CDS encoding 6-carboxytetrahydropterin synthase: MPVVHITRRERFSAAHKLGRPEWSAEKNLATFGKCSNPNWHGHNYELWVTVKGETSAETGFVVDLSALSRLMHEHVIDRVDHKNLDLDVPFLKGVGSTTENLAVAIWRQLEGPIAEIGGTLHCVKVQETENNSVEYFGE; encoded by the coding sequence ATGCCCGTAGTCCACATCACCCGCCGCGAGCGTTTCAGCGCCGCGCACAAGCTCGGCCGCCCCGAATGGAGCGCCGAGAAGAACCTGGCCACCTTCGGCAAGTGCTCAAACCCCAATTGGCACGGGCACAACTACGAGCTTTGGGTGACGGTGAAAGGCGAGACCAGTGCGGAGACCGGCTTCGTGGTGGATCTTTCCGCACTGAGCCGATTGATGCACGAGCATGTGATCGACCGGGTGGACCACAAGAACCTCGACTTGGACGTCCCCTTCCTGAAGGGCGTGGGCAGCACCACGGAGAATTTGGCCGTGGCCATCTGGAGGCAGTTGGAAGGCCCCATCGCCGAGATCGGCGGCACGCTCCATTGTGTGAAGGTCCAGGAGACGGAAAACAACAGCGTTGAATATTTCGGCGAATAG
- the serS gene encoding serine--tRNA ligase: MLETAYLRSKPDEARARLAKRNLDADALLSKAAELDEHRRSTQNMLDAKLAEMNDQSRTIGELMKAGKKDEAEAAKKHTAELKDRIAELKDELTGAERALHEHLCTIPNVPQDRVPPGKTPEDNMTVAQNGDLPQLSESARPHWDLGEEYKLFSLELGVKLTGAGFPVYTGQGAKLQRALIAFFLDRAIQAGYVEVMPPLMVNAESAFATGQLPDKEGQMYQATVDDLYLIPTAEVPITNLFRNEILDEAELPIKRVGHTPCFRREAGSYGKDVRGLNRVHQFDKVEIVRVETPENSNAALEEMTDHVKSLLNALELPWRQLLLCGGDMGFTSAITYDMEVYAGAQKRWLEVSSISNFETYQSNRLKLRYRGEDKKARLAHTLNGSALALARIVAALLENNQTPEGIRIPAALRPYTGFDLIVKK, encoded by the coding sequence ATGCTGGAGACCGCCTACCTGCGCAGCAAGCCCGACGAGGCCCGCGCCCGCTTGGCCAAACGCAATCTCGATGCCGATGCCCTGCTCTCGAAAGCCGCCGAGCTGGACGAGCACCGCCGGAGCACGCAGAACATGCTGGACGCGAAGCTTGCCGAGATGAACGACCAAAGCCGCACCATCGGGGAGCTGATGAAGGCGGGCAAGAAGGATGAGGCCGAGGCCGCCAAAAAACACACCGCCGAGCTGAAGGACCGCATCGCGGAGCTGAAGGACGAACTGACCGGGGCCGAACGCGCCCTGCATGAGCACCTCTGCACCATCCCGAATGTTCCTCAGGACCGCGTTCCACCGGGAAAAACGCCGGAGGACAACATGACCGTGGCACAGAACGGCGACCTGCCGCAGCTATCCGAAAGCGCCAGACCGCATTGGGACCTCGGGGAGGAATACAAGCTGTTCAGCTTGGAGCTGGGTGTGAAGCTCACCGGCGCGGGCTTTCCCGTGTACACCGGCCAAGGCGCAAAACTGCAGCGGGCGCTCATCGCCTTCTTCTTGGACCGCGCCATTCAGGCGGGCTACGTGGAAGTGATGCCGCCCTTGATGGTGAATGCCGAATCCGCCTTCGCCACCGGCCAATTGCCCGACAAGGAGGGCCAGATGTACCAGGCCACGGTGGATGACCTTTACCTGATCCCCACGGCGGAGGTGCCCATCACCAACCTTTTCCGGAACGAGATCTTGGACGAGGCCGAACTGCCGATCAAGCGCGTGGGCCATACGCCCTGTTTCCGCCGCGAAGCGGGCAGCTACGGCAAGGACGTGCGCGGCTTGAACCGCGTCCACCAATTCGACAAAGTGGAGATCGTGCGCGTGGAAACCCCGGAGAACAGCAACGCCGCGCTGGAGGAAATGACCGATCACGTGAAAAGCCTGTTGAACGCCTTGGAATTGCCGTGGCGGCAATTGTTGCTCTGCGGAGGCGACATGGGCTTCACCAGCGCGATCACCTACGATATGGAGGTTTACGCGGGAGCGCAGAAACGCTGGCTCGAAGTGAGCTCCATCAGCAACTTTGAGACCTACCAGAGCAACCGCTTGAAGTTGCGCTACCGGGGAGAGGACAAGAAAGCCCGGCTGGCGCATACGCTGAACGGCAGCGCCTTGGCTTTGGCACGGATCGTGGCGGCGTTGCTGGAGAACAACCAAACGCCGGAAGGTATCCGCATCCCTGCGGCTCTGCGGCCTTATACCGGTTTCGACCTGATCGTGAAAAAATGA